The segment CCTCCCACTGAGTCTCACTGAGCCCAGGAAAGGGGCCTCACCCTGCTTTCGTGCCGCGTGCAGTCATCCAGATCCGCGTTGGAACAGTACATAGGCCGATGACCCATCGTGATGATCCACGGCCGGGCTACCCGATTCTTATTGGCTTTCTAGAGAAAGAGATCGGAGTGAGGGGGCGGTAACGGGGGCCAAGAGACCAAAGTGGGGCTCATAACTGGGCCTACCTGGAGGTCACGCTCCAGCCAACGGAATTGCTTTTCAACCAGGTGACGACCATAGTGGAGAAAGAAATAGACCTCAGTGGAGAACGAGATGATATGGGCGGGACCCAGGTCCCAGCTACAGGGGTCAAAGGGTAAGAGTCAGAGATCAGAAGACTGCCTCGTGCATCCTTCGAGGGAGTCGGTCCAATCCCCCAGCACCCTCCACGTTACCTGTACCACAAGCCTTCATTGTCCCCTGGCATGCTAAAGCGAGCCTTGTAGTTAGAGAAATTGCTGGAAATGGGAAAAATATAAAGAGCAAACAGTGAGGACCTGGATGCAGCCACCTTTTCCTAACTCTCAACTTTCAGGCCACAGCCCGGCTCCCAGCCCCGACATTATCTCTTCATTTCCTACCACAGATGAGACACTGCAGCATGAGGGACTTAAGTGAGACTCTAGCAAGGACCCGATTGTTTTCACTAATCTGGCCTTCGCCCACCCCTGCAGCCCTCCATACTCACTAGCGCTGTTCATGATTCCCAGGGCACGTCATGTACGGCAGGCTGGCAGCAACAGGTTCAATGAGCCTCATGAATCTGTCCCCAACGCGAGCATTGTCCTGGTCCATGTTGTAGGCAAAGTCTCCTGAAGGGTAGTAGGGATAAAGAAAGTGAGGGCCAGCTCTGTTTTCTCTAGGATCAAGACCTCTTACCTCATTGAACCCTCTCATTGAAGCAGCCTGTCTCTACATCTTGTTTGCTCACAGAACACAGCTAGGTCAAGTTTGATGCTGATTTtgttaggcatttttttttttttaattgctagagattgaactcagaatATTCTAAACGTTAGGCAAAGACGCTTCACttctgagccacacccccagcccagcccctcactgggggattctaggcaggggctctaccactgagccacacccccagtccctcattgggggattctgggcaggggctctaccactgagccacgcccccagtccctcattgggggattctgggcaggggctctaccactgagccacgcccccaacccATCACTGAGGGATTCTAGGGAGGCGCTCTACTACTGAACCATGCTGCCAATAGCCCTTGggattttggttgttgttgtttttgttttgttttgtcttttaaagcTCTCACTAAGCTATTCATGCTGTCATTAAATTCTGGGcaactctcctgcctctacctatccactgctgggattacaggcactcATCTTAATTTAGTATAACATTTCTGTGTATTCTGGATGAGCCTCACCTCTAAAACCAATAATAAGAAATAGAGAACCAATGCTGGAATCTATAGGGACCTCATATCTGGGACTAGCCTCGGCTCCTACCCTCAGCCCCTAGCCCGTTCTAGCACTGGACTGATGGGCATACAGTCCGCCAGCCTCCAGGCGCACCCTCGCCGGTGCCTCACCCACATGGAGCACTGCATCAAACATGCCCTGCTGGGTGTCCCTCCGCAGCCTGGGCAGGGCCTTCGGGTTATCAGCCCCCATGTCCCCAAACACAGCCAGGCGCGGACTCCAGTGGACTCCATTCTTCAAAGCCGTGAAGCGAAATCGCCGGCTCCAGCCCTGAGAGCTGCCACAACGGTACactgagggaagaaaaaaaaatacctccgtCAGGTGAGGAGGCAGGGACCAGGACCTTCCCACAAGGCCCTACACTCAGGCTGCTGGAGAGGGAAGGAAACCTAAGGAACACCATCATCATTAATATCATTATTAGAGAcctctcaggtagcccaggctagtccctGGCTTTCTTTGTAGCCCGGGATAACCTGGAATTTCGAATCTTCCTggctcctcccaagtgctgggatcacaggcccgTATCACGACACCAAGTCAAGGGTCTCATATCCCTTGTCTCAGATGAACCGCCAGCCCAGCCTCAGCCACAGATCTCTGTAGCTTCTAGAACGCTCCTCCCTCTTACCCACCCTGGGTCATCTCACCGTAGTGGGCCCCTGGCAACAGCTTCCGCAGCGTCACACGGTGGATGTAGAGCTTGCGCCGCAGAACTCCTCCATCCACAAAGGCGCTGGAGGTGCCATGGGCACGCAATGGAAGAGGACCAGACAGCTGCGTGCCGAACTGCACCTCAGACCGGGCTGGAG is part of the Rattus norvegicus strain BN/NHsdMcwi chromosome 1, GRCr8, whole genome shotgun sequence genome and harbors:
- the Acp7 gene encoding acid phosphatase type 7 — translated: MSPFLGGWLFCLLLLFSLGVQGTPEYPRATPEQVHLSYPGEPGTMTVTWTTWAPARSEVQFGTQLSGPLPLRAHGTSSAFVDGGVLRRKLYIHRVTLRKLLPGAHYVYRCGSSQGWSRRFRFTALKNGVHWSPRLAVFGDMGADNPKALPRLRRDTQQGMFDAVLHVGDFAYNMDQDNARVGDRFMRLIEPVAASLPYMTCPGNHEQRYNFSNYKARFSMPGDNEGLWYSWDLGPAHIISFSTEVYFFLHYGRHLVEKQFRWLERDLQKANKNRVARPWIITMGHRPMYCSNADLDDCTRHESRVRKGLQGKLFGLEDLFHKYGVDLEFWAHEHSYERLWPIYNYQVFNGSLERPYTNPRGPVHIITGSAGCEELLTPFVRKARPWSAVRVKEYGYTRMHILNGTHLHIQQVSDDQDGKIVDDVWVVRPLLGRMMYH